Proteins from a genomic interval of Clostridium sp. 'deep sea':
- a CDS encoding type II CAAX endopeptidase family protein, which produces MNKKILSKQNTIFKNAKSAFNPNVFILVFLCFGLLLAGEFLANFIYKALYRLLSSVNYITQFTVFQLIIPFLSIILVTFVWVKIIEKRSVASMGFSSQGLVNKYLRGFIIGTVLILICTILLAFLGAVKINTTNLSSATITSVFAVLIGWLVQGASEEVLLRGWLLPRIGYKHNVLLAIIVSAGFFGFLHLGNSNVAVLPMINLILYGVFASVYVIWEGGLWGICALHSAWNWAQGNIVGFEVSGITAVGGSIIDFKTVKGYDLLTGGAFGLEGGLICTFVLVIATAIIVYLNNKRAFKLNN; this is translated from the coding sequence ATGAATAAAAAAATATTATCAAAACAAAATACCATTTTTAAAAATGCTAAATCGGCGTTTAATCCTAATGTATTTATTTTGGTATTTTTGTGTTTTGGCTTGTTATTAGCTGGAGAATTTTTAGCAAACTTTATTTACAAAGCTCTTTATAGATTGTTAAGTAGCGTAAATTATATTACTCAATTTACAGTTTTTCAACTTATAATTCCGTTTCTTTCTATAATTTTAGTTACCTTTGTTTGGGTAAAAATTATTGAAAAACGTTCTGTAGCTAGTATGGGTTTTTCTTCTCAAGGTTTAGTAAATAAATACCTTAGAGGTTTCATTATAGGTACAGTATTAATACTTATATGTACTATTTTGTTAGCCTTTTTGGGAGCAGTGAAAATAAATACTACTAATCTTAGTAGTGCTACAATTACATCTGTATTTGCAGTTTTAATAGGCTGGTTAGTTCAAGGTGCATCGGAGGAGGTACTGTTACGAGGTTGGCTATTACCAAGAATAGGATACAAACATAATGTTCTATTAGCAATAATTGTTTCTGCTGGTTTTTTTGGATTTTTACATTTAGGTAATAGTAATGTAGCAGTTCTACCTATGATAAACCTAATATTGTACGGAGTTTTTGCCTCAGTGTATGTAATATGGGAGGGCGGTTTATGGGGTATATGTGCCCTACATTCCGCTTGGAACTGGGCACAAGGTAATATTGTAGGTTTTGAGGTAAGTGGTATTACAGCGGTTGGTGGAAGTATTATAGATTTTAAGACTGTTAAAGGTTATGATTTATTAACAGGAGGAGCTTTTGGTTTAGAAGGTGGCTTAATTTGCACTTTTGTTTTAGTTATAGCCACAGCTATTATTGTGTACTTAAATAATAAACGTGCTTTTAAACTTAACAACTAA
- a CDS encoding phosphotransferase, which yields MKPIIKTLQNCLNYIEQNLKSEIELNEIAELCGYSIDHLYKLFKQYLAMPINSYIVSRKLKHIAYEHLLGKGLNNLVLNYGFSTYSGFYKAFYKWFSCSPSRYKQSKLAQQPHVLNLSLEVNRMHSNKELKTILKNWNINVISITPYEYSGAGSIANNVWYINDNYVLKKGLNISGLKTHISISRALAKKELNAAIPMQTCKDKDFLVDGEFYYLLANRVPGNWLTKEQRYGEDSLHYAKCYGESIAKLHLVMAEINDEVEVKDKHLYNIINEWAIPIVNKMLRRFNYQLPNYFYKKYQQEFGELYENLPKQVIHRDPNPSNILFNNNRVSGFVDFEISEKNTRLYDVCYCATGILSETEDKPELYQKWLRIFNQTLDSYHRLNPLTEAEIKAIPYVLYSIQLNVIAYLSEYDKYSHLAEKNIKMLLFLIDNTAQIINKLIPNI from the coding sequence GTGAAACCTATAATCAAAACACTACAAAATTGCTTAAACTATATTGAGCAAAACCTTAAATCAGAAATAGAACTCAATGAAATAGCTGAGTTGTGTGGCTACTCTATCGATCATTTGTATAAGCTTTTTAAACAGTACTTAGCTATGCCTATTAATAGTTATATTGTAAGCAGAAAACTAAAACATATTGCTTATGAACATTTATTGGGTAAAGGATTAAATAACCTTGTATTGAACTATGGTTTTAGTACCTATTCTGGTTTTTACAAAGCATTTTATAAGTGGTTTTCTTGTTCTCCAAGTAGGTATAAACAAAGCAAGTTAGCACAACAGCCTCATGTTCTAAATTTAAGTTTAGAGGTGAATAGAATGCATAGTAATAAAGAGCTTAAAACTATACTTAAAAACTGGAACATTAATGTTATAAGTATAACACCCTATGAATATTCAGGAGCAGGTAGTATAGCTAATAATGTATGGTATATTAATGATAACTATGTACTAAAAAAAGGGTTAAATATTAGTGGTCTAAAAACTCATATTTCTATAAGCAGGGCATTAGCCAAAAAAGAATTAAATGCTGCAATCCCTATGCAAACCTGTAAAGACAAAGATTTTTTAGTTGATGGTGAGTTTTATTATCTTTTAGCAAATAGAGTACCTGGTAACTGGTTAACTAAAGAACAAAGATACGGTGAAGATTCTTTACATTATGCAAAATGTTATGGTGAGTCGATAGCGAAGCTACATTTGGTTATGGCTGAAATTAATGATGAAGTAGAAGTTAAAGATAAACATCTTTACAATATAATTAATGAGTGGGCAATTCCTATTGTAAATAAGATGTTAAGACGTTTTAACTATCAACTACCAAATTATTTTTATAAAAAATATCAACAAGAGTTTGGTGAGTTATATGAAAATTTGCCAAAACAAGTTATTCATCGAGACCCTAATCCCAGTAATATTTTATTTAATAATAACAGAGTTAGTGGCTTTGTGGACTTTGAAATAAGTGAAAAAAACACGAGACTTTATGATGTATGTTATTGTGCAACAGGAATATTGTCCGAAACAGAAGATAAACCAGAATTATATCAAAAATGGTTAAGAATCTTTAACCAAACTTTAGATAGTTATCACAGACTTAATCCTCTAACAGAGGCTGAAATTAAAGCAATACCATATGTTTTGTATTCAATTCAATTGAATGTAATTGCTTACTTAAGTGAATATGATAAATATTCTCATTTAGCTGAGAAAAATATAAAAATGTTATTATTTTTAATAGATAATACAGCTCAAATTATAAACAAATTAATTCCAAATATTTAA